The Stieleria maiorica genome includes the window CAATGGCCCCGGCGACCACCGCCCAGCCACCGGTCAACACATGAAACGCCGATGCCCCGCCGAACCAGATCCAGCCGCGCGACCAGTTGTGACGGGCAATCTCCGCCATGCCCATCAACACCATCGCATAGGCCGGCACTTTGGCTTCGATCCCGCCGACCACCCACTCGCCGGCCAGGTTCCCATATTCGATTCCGACCAGCCACAACGTCGCGACGCCCAGCGAGGAAAACGCGGGCAACGACAGGCTGCGGCAACACCGGACCAATCCGATTGCCAGCATCGTCCAGCCGATCAAACGCCCGATCCACGCGGTCGCCTCAAGCGAAACGACTTGCGTCAGCGCGCCGAACGTCCAGTAAAAGGTCGTGTGAGCCTTTCCCGACGCGGCGAACAGATCCTGCGAGCAGAACGTGGGGTCCCAAAAGTTCTTTGCCTTGACCAAATAGTGAGCTTCGTTGACCGCCGGCGGTGGATCTGCCGCGTAGACAAAAAACAACGCCAACAGCGCAACGGTCTCCAGGCCCGCGCTCCAAACGGAGCGGCGGCGACCGGCTGGTAATTCGTCGATCGATGTCTCTGCGCTCAACGTCTCTGCGCTCAACGTTCTTTACTGTGCTGTCAATGTGGGAGAGGCTTTCAGGCTGTCGAATCCGCGATTGCCGACTCACTACCGACACAATTCGATCGCGCGGTCGATTGCCGAACGCATGCTATTGGCACTGGCCGTCCCTTTCCAGGCGAGATCCATCGCCGTTCCGTGGTCGACGCTGGTGCGAACGATCGGCAACCCGAGTGTGATGTTGACTGCGTCGTCGAACGAAAGTGCCTTCAGCGGAATCAGCCCCTGATCATGATACATGCAGATGTGCACGTCGGTTTGGTCACGCATCGCCGGTGTGAATGCGGTGTCGGGAGGAACGGGACCGACCAGATGCCAATCGCGGTTTTCCGCTTCGCATTCCTGGGCGATCAACTCCATCGCCGGGCGGATCAGGGTCTCTTCTTCGCCATGGCTGAGCAATCCGCTTTCACCGGCGTGTGGATTCAACGCCAGTACGGTGATCCGTGGCGGTCGGCCGAATCGTTTCTCCATCGCCGATCCGCCCAGTCGGATCGCACGTGCGATCTGGTCGACCGAGAGCGACGCGATCACATCGGCAAGCGGCACGTGGATGGTCGCCAACACGGTCGAGCAAGCCGGACCGGACAGCATCATGCAGAAGTCGGTGGTCTGCGTCCGATCGGCCAACAGTTCGGTGTGTCCCAAATACCCCGTGCCGGCGGCGTGCCACGCTTCTTTCTGAATCGGACCGGTCACGATGGCGTCGAAGTTTCCCGCCAGCGTTTGGCTGATCGCCACGTCGACCGCCGCAAAGGAGGCCAGGCCGGTTTTTCGCGAAAATTTTCCGGGCACGAATGACTCGAGCGGCACGTCACCGCAGTCGACCAGCCCTGACGGCGGATAAGGCCCGGCACCGGCCAGTTGCTCGATCGTGACCTTCGGGGGCAACTCCAGATCACGCATCGCTGCAAGCTTTCCCAGGATCACAGCTGGGCCGACTAGAATAGGAAGGCAGCGGCTGCGTACCGACGCTTCGGCTGCGCAGGCTAAAGCGAGTTCCGGCCCGACCCCCGCTGCGTCGCCGACGGTGATGGCCAGACGGGGTTTGTCACGGCGGGCGGACACCGCTTCAGATGGCGACGGGTCAGACATTGGACTAGCGTTTTCCTTGGGAATTGGTTGAGATAGTGGGGGAGCGACCGCCACGAGGTCGCAGGATCGTCTTCCAGGTTTTCATCATCGAAGATGAACCGTCTGGATGACGAATTGTCTGTTTTGACGGGCGGGACGCCTATCCCACAAACGTTACTGAAAGGAAAGGCAGGATTGGGACCTACGCAAGTCACGTTTTTGCACACTGGCACCCCTCGCCCCGTAAAGCCGGGGGAGAAGGGAGCCCTCGTGAGTTGTGAGAATACCAATGCCTGTCAGGAGGGTGGAGTTAAAGATGGCACAACCTCGAGACGCAAGAGGCGATGCGTGCCGATCGCATTAATGTACCTCGTCGCGGTCGTGTTTCTGTTTTTGCCGACCGCCTACGCTGCGGATCCCGAAACGGCCGAAACCGCACTGGTCGTTTGTCCGTCTGATCTTCGCGAGCCGCTCGAAGCATGGATCGACTATCGCCGCAAACAAGGCATTGCGGTTCGCGTGATCGGTTCGTCCGCCACGGCAGGGGAGTTGTCGAAGGCGATTCGCAAGAACGCGATCGCTTCCGATCGTTTCTTGTTGCTGGTCGGCGACGCGCCGGTGATCGGTGCGGCGGCCGATACCCGCACGCAGGTGCCGATGCACTACCTGGCCACGACGGTCACCGCCCGATTCGGCAGCACGCCGACGATGGCGACCGATTATCCCTACAGCGACATCGACTCGGACGGGCGATCCGATCTGGCGGTCGGTCGATTGCCGGTCGATTCGGCGGACGAATTGCGTGATCTGGTTCGACGGATCAAAGCCTACGAGACCAGCCGCAATTTTTCGCTCTGGCGGGAACGCGTTCAGCTGGTCGGCGGGGTCGGCGGTTTCGGAATGCTGGCCGATTCGGCGATCGAATCGGTCACGCGGATGA containing:
- the pdxA gene encoding 4-hydroxythreonine-4-phosphate dehydrogenase PdxA; the encoded protein is MSDPSPSEAVSARRDKPRLAITVGDAAGVGPELALACAAEASVRSRCLPILVGPAVILGKLAAMRDLELPPKVTIEQLAGAGPYPPSGLVDCGDVPLESFVPGKFSRKTGLASFAAVDVAISQTLAGNFDAIVTGPIQKEAWHAAGTGYLGHTELLADRTQTTDFCMMLSGPACSTVLATIHVPLADVIASLSVDQIARAIRLGGSAMEKRFGRPPRITVLALNPHAGESGLLSHGEEETLIRPAMELIAQECEAENRDWHLVGPVPPDTAFTPAMRDQTDVHICMYHDQGLIPLKALSFDDAVNITLGLPIVRTSVDHGTAMDLAWKGTASANSMRSAIDRAIELCR